A genome region from Altererythrobacter aquiaggeris includes the following:
- a CDS encoding CheR family methyltransferase, producing the protein MAITSGSQRVIADLLAERTGQQLTEGRSWRIGTALAGLFRQLGISNVDQLVCLLEEPGSNALSQQVVEALLNNETYFFRDRAMFDQLGQHVFPRIAKERAGSRTLSILCAGCSTGQEALSLAMMFLDQETRWAGWKIEINGFDISHDAISKARAGVYSQFEIQRGLSVTQMITYFSETPVGWEANDKLRAMTQYRVHNVLEPLPVKGPFDVILSRNILLYFDIETRKRAFAQLLEKLRPEGWVMLGAGETIVGQTDRLVPVKGGIGLYRSFATDLATPFTRVA; encoded by the coding sequence ATGGCAATAACTTCCGGATCACAAAGAGTCATCGCCGATTTGCTGGCGGAACGAACCGGCCAGCAGTTAACCGAAGGGCGCAGCTGGCGCATCGGGACTGCGCTGGCGGGTCTTTTCAGACAGCTTGGCATCAGCAATGTCGATCAACTTGTCTGCCTGCTCGAAGAACCCGGCAGCAACGCATTATCCCAGCAAGTGGTCGAGGCTTTGCTCAACAACGAAACCTACTTTTTCCGCGATCGGGCAATGTTCGATCAACTTGGCCAGCACGTTTTCCCGCGCATCGCGAAAGAACGGGCCGGATCACGAACGCTGTCGATTTTATGCGCCGGTTGTTCGACAGGACAGGAGGCATTGTCGCTGGCGATGATGTTCCTTGATCAGGAGACGCGCTGGGCCGGTTGGAAAATCGAAATCAACGGGTTCGATATATCCCACGATGCGATTTCCAAGGCGCGCGCGGGCGTCTATTCGCAGTTTGAAATTCAACGTGGCCTGTCGGTCACGCAGATGATTACATATTTCAGTGAGACGCCCGTCGGGTGGGAGGCCAATGACAAATTGCGGGCCATGACGCAGTACCGGGTCCACAATGTGCTTGAACCCTTGCCGGTCAAAGGGCCGTTTGATGTCATCCTGTCGCGCAACATCCTGCTATATTTTGATATAGAAACCCGCAAGCGGGCCTTTGCGCAACTGCTTGAAAAACTACGGCCCGAAGGATGGGTCATGCTGGGCGCGGGCGAAACGATTGTCGGGCAAACGGACCGGCTGGTGCCGGTAAAAGGCGGGATCGGACTTTACCGGTCTTTCGCAACCGATCTGGCGACGCCTTTCACCCGGGTTGCCTGA
- a CDS encoding bifunctional diguanylate cyclase/phosphodiesterase, protein MVFAPLIVLTLIFAAMGVLLVVDDALSVSIYSPLVIGGLTLYVLAVAVLSRMGLGYVQHLEKVSMTDSLSLLPNRRALHIDVRRHDAKDAELGIALIDLDGFKLVNDQYGHSIGDEVIKKAAEILSDLCGDDARCYRLGGDEFAISMSGPLVGTIVEGISRSFIDVLKKPVTIENRRVTIGASVGVSSSKGPNRLSSSELLRRSDVAMYASKRNGKMRCTWYTPEFDRNREAWQRLDDDMREALAKGEFYPLYQPLVDAASGQIVAVECLLRWDRPTGNPIGPDQFIPVAEESGLINPIGLLVLRQSCSDALPWGEIKLSVNISVAQLRDVDFPIQLGQILEETGFPPERLELEITETCLVLDPALVERTLDVIRGFGVKISLDDFGTGYASIGFLRQFKFEKLKLDRSLVVAAGQDDGSRAMMVSSISVARALHMSVTAEGVETEEQAALVRLAGCDQIQGWLYYKAMPAEQVTQHLQRQMAATNQVKISG, encoded by the coding sequence GTGGTGTTTGCACCGCTGATCGTGCTCACACTGATTTTCGCCGCGATGGGTGTGCTGCTGGTGGTCGATGACGCGCTTTCCGTTTCCATTTACTCACCTTTGGTCATCGGCGGCCTGACACTTTATGTGCTTGCGGTTGCCGTGCTCTCCCGCATGGGGCTTGGCTACGTTCAACACCTTGAAAAGGTGAGCATGACCGACAGTCTGAGCCTGCTGCCCAACAGGCGCGCCTTGCACATCGATGTCAGGCGCCATGACGCAAAAGATGCCGAGCTGGGTATTGCGCTGATCGACCTTGACGGTTTCAAGCTGGTCAATGATCAATACGGGCACTCCATCGGTGACGAGGTGATAAAGAAGGCTGCGGAAATACTGTCGGATTTATGCGGAGACGATGCCCGCTGCTACCGGCTGGGCGGAGACGAGTTTGCAATTTCCATGTCCGGCCCGCTGGTCGGCACCATCGTCGAGGGAATTTCGCGCAGTTTTATCGATGTTCTGAAAAAACCGGTGACGATCGAAAACCGCCGTGTCACCATCGGCGCCAGTGTTGGTGTATCCTCCAGCAAGGGGCCAAACCGGTTGAGCTCGTCGGAATTGCTGCGCCGTTCAGACGTGGCGATGTATGCATCCAAACGCAACGGCAAGATGCGCTGCACATGGTACACGCCTGAATTCGATCGCAATCGTGAGGCATGGCAGCGGCTGGATGATGATATGCGCGAAGCGCTGGCCAAGGGTGAATTTTATCCGTTGTACCAGCCGTTGGTGGACGCGGCATCAGGACAAATTGTGGCGGTAGAATGCCTGCTGCGATGGGACCGGCCGACCGGCAACCCGATCGGGCCCGACCAATTCATTCCCGTCGCCGAAGAATCCGGTCTGATCAACCCGATTGGCCTGTTGGTATTGCGCCAGTCCTGCAGCGATGCCTTGCCATGGGGCGAAATAAAACTTTCGGTCAACATATCGGTCGCACAGTTGCGTGATGTCGATTTTCCGATTCAATTGGGGCAAATCCTGGAAGAAACGGGCTTCCCGCCAGAGCGGCTGGAATTGGAGATAACCGAAACCTGCCTCGTGCTCGACCCGGCGCTTGTCGAGCGGACGCTGGACGTGATCCGCGGCTTCGGCGTCAAAATTTCGCTCGACGATTTTGGTACCGGCTACGCGTCGATCGGATTTCTGCGCCAGTTCAAGTTCGAAAAACTCAAACTGGACCGGTCGCTGGTGGTTGCAGCAGGCCAGGATGACGGTTCGCGCGCAATGATGGTTTCCAGCATCAGCGTTGCCCGTGCACTGCATATGTCGGTCACTGCCGAAGGCGTCGAAACCGAAGAACAGGCTGCTCTCGTGCGTCTGGCCGGTTGCGACCAGATCCAGGGCTGGCTGTATTACAAGGCCATGCCGGCAGAACAGGTCACGCAGCATTTGCAGCGCCAGATGGCCGCCACAAATCAAGTCAAAATATCGGGATAG
- a CDS encoding methyl-accepting chemotaxis protein encodes MTTSAPAVEDITTAYIPEPYQSQTDSDQNSILSAYFGWSIKTKLNVYNIVNAMLGLSLLAVGWFSLNRIETLLIEKGINEPRITGIVSTAESAFLVIMVVAALWAALAIYRMHADVSGAIKNLIPVMSTILTGETDVEIPYGHRKDEIGDLARALRGMRKATVQFQSLTLHREESLEKERLFNERQDSSRKEQAEKLRAIAAKFESNITSVVGNVADASGQLKATATAMATAAEQSASQTHNVAQAMEDASKGVTAAAAASDEFAMSIGEISRQAASSAELARKANDAAEEADRTISTLSISAEQVGQIVELIQSIAQRTNLLALNASIEAARGGEAGRGFAVVASEVKELASQTSKATQEVADQIGTMQQSTTASVDALRSIGQQIQQLEATSVSIAAAVDQQAVAGQDLARSIDATAQGADEVSSNIAQVRETSLAAGAAASQVLGSATDLEQQAATLSSQVDDFLGYVNGWDFFLDAKTAAADIR; translated from the coding sequence ATGACAACTTCAGCACCTGCAGTGGAAGACATCACCACCGCCTACATCCCTGAACCGTATCAGAGCCAGACTGATAGTGACCAGAATTCCATTCTGTCGGCCTATTTTGGCTGGTCGATCAAAACCAAGCTGAATGTCTATAACATCGTCAACGCGATGCTGGGCTTGTCCCTGTTGGCAGTAGGCTGGTTTTCACTCAACCGGATCGAAACCCTGCTGATCGAAAAAGGCATCAACGAACCGCGTATAACCGGCATTGTTTCAACCGCGGAATCGGCTTTCCTCGTAATTATGGTGGTGGCTGCCTTATGGGCTGCGCTGGCAATTTACCGGATGCATGCGGATGTTTCGGGGGCAATCAAAAACCTCATTCCGGTGATGTCCACGATCCTGACCGGCGAAACCGATGTCGAAATTCCCTACGGCCACCGCAAGGACGAGATCGGCGATCTGGCGCGGGCGCTGCGCGGTATGCGCAAGGCCACGGTGCAGTTCCAGTCCTTGACCCTGCACCGCGAGGAATCGCTCGAAAAGGAACGGCTTTTCAATGAACGGCAGGATTCCTCGCGCAAGGAGCAGGCTGAAAAGCTGCGCGCAATTGCGGCAAAATTCGAATCCAACATTACCAGCGTCGTCGGCAATGTCGCGGATGCTTCAGGCCAGTTGAAGGCGACAGCCACTGCGATGGCGACTGCGGCAGAACAATCCGCAAGCCAGACCCATAATGTCGCGCAGGCAATGGAAGATGCGTCCAAAGGCGTAACCGCAGCGGCTGCTGCCAGCGACGAATTTGCCATGTCGATCGGCGAGATCAGCCGCCAGGCCGCAAGCTCTGCCGAACTTGCGCGCAAGGCCAATGATGCAGCCGAGGAGGCAGACCGGACAATCTCCACCCTGTCGATTTCGGCAGAACAGGTCGGTCAGATTGTCGAGCTGATCCAGAGCATTGCCCAGCGCACCAATCTGCTGGCTTTGAACGCGTCGATCGAGGCCGCGCGCGGCGGCGAAGCGGGCAGGGGCTTTGCCGTGGTCGCTTCGGAAGTGAAAGAACTTGCCTCCCAGACCAGCAAAGCCACGCAGGAAGTGGCCGATCAGATAGGCACGATGCAGCAATCGACCACGGCCAGCGTGGACGCGCTGCGGTCAATCGGACAACAGATCCAGCAGTTGGAAGCGACTTCGGTGTCGATTGCGGCAGCGGTGGACCAACAGGCGGTTGCAGGTCAGGACCTGGCGCGCAGCATCGATGCAACGGCGCAGGGAGCCGACGAGGTTTCGAGCAATATCGCGCAAGTTCGCGAAACATCGCTCGCCGCCGGAGCCGCCGCGAGCCAGGTCCTTGGTTCGGCAACCGATCTGGAACAACAGGCCGCCACGCTCAGCAGTCAGGTGGATGATTTCCTCGGCTATGTTAACGGCTGGGACTTCTTTCTGGATGCAAAAACGGCCGCAGCCGATATCCGGTAG
- a CDS encoding methyl-accepting chemotaxis protein: protein MNAQVDQSAFVAGSRPGIEENTAASCGHLAVGCTDASGHILTVTSKMSSQLTILERLEQVVLNLEQDQQKIADATGEAKQFSARAREQLVSGAQQVDTAIGRFRSVTDLVTQLGNHVTNFAVVMEQVRTVSSSIDNIAKTTNMLALNAAIEAHRAGDAGRTFAVVADEVKTLAHDTQTATKEINRAIESLFSEAESIVEQVSDGVKQSKTAESDFQQITQTLEFAISSFDKLDAQSEEISLSSSQNHQTGKKLRHDLSDFAGDVRGNEALLSDTRNKINAMEKMSNDMFSALISSGASPEDTSFVNLALKERDHITQLTEAAIQRGDLSLDMLFDHDYRLIEGSNPRRYRTKLSNWADANWRPEYDRVKALDPRHHGAICTDINGFLPTHWTEMSRQPTGDVVHDTKYCRNGRIILGETDKVAKASTSEFHTVVYRHEGDGTNYVVIRNIFVPLYFGGRRWGDLEIAYAL, encoded by the coding sequence ATGAACGCACAGGTGGATCAATCAGCTTTCGTGGCGGGATCGCGGCCGGGAATCGAAGAAAACACCGCTGCCTCTTGTGGACATCTCGCCGTGGGATGCACCGATGCCAGCGGACATATTCTGACCGTAACCAGCAAAATGTCATCGCAACTGACGATTCTCGAACGGTTGGAACAGGTCGTTCTCAACCTCGAACAGGATCAGCAGAAAATTGCCGATGCGACGGGCGAAGCCAAGCAGTTTTCTGCCCGCGCGCGCGAGCAACTGGTTTCAGGCGCGCAACAGGTCGATACAGCGATCGGACGCTTCCGCTCGGTTACCGATCTCGTCACCCAGCTGGGCAATCACGTAACCAACTTCGCCGTGGTGATGGAACAGGTGCGGACGGTGTCATCTTCAATCGACAACATCGCCAAGACCACCAACATGCTTGCACTGAACGCCGCAATCGAAGCGCACCGTGCGGGTGATGCGGGGCGCACCTTTGCGGTTGTCGCCGACGAGGTTAAAACGCTGGCGCATGATACCCAAACCGCGACCAAGGAAATCAACCGCGCCATCGAAAGCCTGTTCAGCGAAGCCGAAAGCATCGTCGAGCAGGTGAGCGACGGCGTAAAACAAAGCAAAACCGCAGAAAGCGATTTCCAGCAAATCACCCAGACACTCGAATTTGCAATCTCCTCGTTCGACAAGCTGGATGCACAAAGCGAGGAAATTTCCCTCAGTTCATCGCAGAACCATCAGACCGGCAAGAAACTGCGCCATGACCTGTCGGATTTTGCGGGTGATGTGCGCGGGAACGAGGCTTTGCTCAGCGATACACGCAACAAAATCAACGCCATGGAAAAAATGTCCAACGATATGTTCAGCGCTTTGATTTCAAGCGGGGCATCGCCGGAAGACACCAGTTTCGTAAACCTGGCGTTGAAGGAGCGCGATCACATCACGCAGCTCACCGAAGCCGCAATCCAGCGCGGCGACCTGTCCCTGGATATGCTGTTTGACCATGATTACCGGCTGATCGAAGGGTCCAATCCCCGGCGATACAGAACGAAACTGTCGAATTGGGCAGATGCGAACTGGCGCCCCGAATATGACCGCGTCAAAGCGCTGGACCCGCGCCATCACGGTGCAATCTGCACCGATATCAACGGATTTTTACCCACCCACTGGACGGAAATGTCGCGTCAGCCGACCGGCGATGTTGTGCATGATACGAAATATTGCCGCAATGGCCGCATCATCCTGGGCGAAACGGACAAAGTCGCCAAAGCCAGCACCAGTGAATTCCACACCGTTGTCTATCGGCACGAGGGTGATGGAACGAATTATGTCGTGATACGCAACATCTTTGTGCCGCTGTATTTCGGCGGCCGGCGTTGGGGCGATCTCGAGATTGCCTACGCTCTGTAA
- a CDS encoding recA-like protein, with the protein MFTAPGDAAGIGLALSQLNVRNTACDSAPLLWVQDRKSIREMGRMFLHGLPAAAGRDIVHVAAQDGREALWAMAEGLKCPSLGAVIGEIHGDPRALDFTATRRLAVAAERYGVPAFLLRVSGNPDLSGARRRWRAASRPSLPHPHDENAPGMPVWSLDLFRARDMPPHIWEASYDQAALRAENRLDMVSPAGTGPVEEDQRRFG; encoded by the coding sequence GTGTTTACCGCGCCTGGCGATGCGGCGGGAATTGGTTTGGCGCTGTCACAATTGAATGTGCGCAATACGGCCTGCGATTCTGCTCCGCTGTTGTGGGTGCAGGACAGGAAGTCGATCCGCGAGATGGGGCGGATGTTCCTGCATGGACTGCCGGCTGCTGCGGGCCGCGATATTGTCCATGTCGCGGCGCAGGACGGGCGCGAGGCATTGTGGGCCATGGCGGAAGGGCTGAAATGCCCCTCGCTCGGTGCGGTAATCGGCGAGATACACGGCGACCCGCGCGCGCTCGATTTCACCGCCACGCGGCGGCTGGCGGTCGCGGCGGAGCGATATGGCGTGCCTGCTTTTCTGCTGCGGGTGAGCGGCAATCCCGATCTCAGCGGTGCGCGGCGGCGCTGGCGGGCGGCAAGCCGCCCCTCGCTGCCCCATCCGCACGACGAGAATGCGCCGGGTATGCCCGTCTGGTCGCTCGACCTGTTCCGCGCGCGCGATATGCCGCCGCATATTTGGGAGGCGAGCTATGACCAGGCAGCCCTCCGGGCGGAGAATCGTCTCGACATGGTTTCCCCGGCTGGCACTGGACCGGTGGAGGAAGATCAACGCCGGTTCGGCTGA
- a CDS encoding DNA polymerase Y family protein, with protein MTRQPSGRRIVSTWFPRLALDRWRKINAGSADHPADSTPLALVSEGAHGTVIDAVNAAAREAGAKPRQRLTDARAIYPLLEVHQSDHDGDAVLLERLTHWAHRWSPWTAIDGTDGLLLDTTGAAHCFGGEAAMLADMHARYAALGFASRTAIAPTVGGAWALARFAKDGTNVDEQGLRTALAPLPVQALRIDADTALLLRRVGLKTIGALADIPTLALARRFRSPSSGRSLARSFARRKANVPASPLHRLQQALGQIAEPVEPLAPRTLYRASSRVAEPIRHVAVLQPVLADLARDLCDQLFARQQGLRAARFEAFRVDGMIQALHAQTAAPVRAPDHIVRLFAEELGKLEAGFGFDAFALTAFHHEDMAARQAGLDEEVVEGTALPELIDRLCARIGANRVLRPVPYASHMPERSVGWRPALQGELALADAGPPAERPLRLFDRPEPVTVIYATPEGPPRRFRWRRVLHDVVKVEGPERIAPEWWRERSTARLRDYYKVEDETGRRFWIYRGGVAGDGRGGAPQWFMHGLFV; from the coding sequence ATGACCAGGCAGCCCTCCGGGCGGAGAATCGTCTCGACATGGTTTCCCCGGCTGGCACTGGACCGGTGGAGGAAGATCAACGCCGGTTCGGCTGATCACCCCGCTGACAGCACCCCGCTCGCGCTCGTTTCGGAAGGCGCGCATGGCACGGTTATAGATGCGGTAAATGCCGCCGCGCGCGAAGCCGGTGCCAAACCGCGGCAGCGGCTGACCGATGCCCGCGCGATCTATCCGCTGCTGGAAGTTCACCAGTCAGACCATGATGGCGATGCTGTTCTGCTGGAGCGTTTGACACACTGGGCGCATCGCTGGAGCCCGTGGACCGCCATCGATGGAACAGACGGCCTGCTGCTCGACACCACCGGAGCGGCGCATTGTTTCGGCGGGGAGGCAGCGATGCTGGCCGATATGCACGCCCGCTATGCTGCGCTGGGTTTTGCCAGCCGCACCGCCATTGCACCAACTGTTGGCGGCGCCTGGGCGCTGGCACGCTTTGCCAAAGACGGGACCAATGTGGACGAACAGGGGCTTCGTACCGCGCTTGCCCCTTTGCCGGTGCAGGCCCTGAGGATCGATGCCGATACCGCGCTTTTGCTGCGCCGCGTGGGTCTGAAAACCATCGGCGCGCTGGCGGATATTCCCACGCTGGCGCTGGCCCGCCGGTTTCGCTCGCCCAGTTCTGGCAGGAGCCTTGCCAGAAGCTTCGCCAGACGCAAGGCGAATGTGCCGGCCAGCCCGCTCCACCGCTTGCAACAGGCGCTGGGGCAGATTGCCGAACCGGTTGAGCCATTGGCCCCGCGCACGCTGTATCGCGCAAGCTCGCGCGTGGCCGAACCCATCCGCCATGTCGCGGTGCTTCAGCCGGTACTGGCCGACCTTGCGCGCGATTTGTGTGATCAGCTTTTCGCGCGTCAACAGGGGCTGCGCGCGGCGCGGTTCGAAGCGTTCAGGGTCGATGGGATGATCCAGGCGCTCCACGCCCAAACCGCCGCGCCGGTGCGCGCGCCGGATCACATTGTGCGTCTGTTTGCCGAAGAACTGGGAAAGTTGGAGGCAGGCTTCGGCTTTGATGCTTTTGCGCTCACCGCCTTCCATCACGAAGATATGGCCGCGCGGCAGGCCGGGCTGGATGAAGAAGTGGTGGAAGGCACCGCGCTGCCCGAACTGATTGACCGGCTGTGCGCAAGGATCGGCGCAAACCGTGTGCTGCGCCCCGTCCCCTATGCCAGCCATATGCCCGAACGCTCGGTCGGTTGGCGGCCCGCCTTGCAGGGAGAGCTGGCGCTTGCCGACGCAGGCCCGCCAGCCGAACGCCCGCTCCGCCTGTTCGACCGGCCCGAACCCGTCACCGTGATCTACGCCACGCCGGAAGGCCCGCCGCGCCGGTTCCGCTGGCGGCGCGTGCTGCATGATGTGGTGAAGGTGGAAGGGCCCGAACGCATTGCGCCGGAATGGTGGCGCGAACGATCCACCGCGCGGCTGCGCGACTATTACAAGGTGGAGGACGAGACCGGACGGCGGTTCTGGATATATCGCGGCGGGGTGGCGGGTGATGGCCGGGGCGGCGCGCCGCAATGGTTCATGCATGGTTTGTTTGTGTGA
- a CDS encoding error-prone DNA polymerase gives MPEAPLTPARRELAPKGPITRRAPADYVELGVMSCFSFLRGASDAVDLVETAYTHGYDALGIADLNTMAGVVRLHANAGKAQIRPVIGCRIELVDGHAFLAYPQDRAAYGRLCTLLSRGKMQTPEGAWQDKGACQITLDMLAQHSEGVQLIALPGEDVAAFARTLPRLIEALPTMRHIAAACLYSGGDRARIAFLDTLARTSHLSILATNDVHYATPSRRPLQDVMTCIREKTTIAAAGYLLNPNAERHLKSPQEMQRLFARWPHAIAATRDVADACRFSLHELRYEYPELGVPDGMTSDEYLAQLTWAGAKDRYPGGIPAAIRATLGKELALIAKMEFSPYFLTIRDIVTYARGLDILCQGRGSAANSAVCYCLKITSVDPAQFELLFERFISEERKEPPDIDVDFEHERREEVIQHIYAAYGRDRAGLCATVIHYRPRSAIREVGKAMGLSEDVTATIAKTIWGSWGSEMDADRVAKETGLDLADPYLKRAIALADQMIGMPRHLSQHVGGFIVTRGPLTETIPIGNGAMPERSFIEWDKDDIEELGILKIDILALGMLTCIRKCFDLIAAHCGEVHTLASVEQEDPAVYAMLQKGDSLGVFQVESRAQMNMLPRLKPATFYDLVIQVAIVRPGPIQGDMVHPYLKRRKGREEAVYPEPSPEHGPPDELRNILKRTLGVPIFQEQAMKIAMVAARFSPAEANQLRKAMATFRSRGLVSSHKETMVGRMVKRGYDPEFAARCFSQIEGFGEYGFPESHAASFAHLVYVSSWIKYYHPAIFAAGLLNSQPMGFYAPAQIVRDAREHGVRVLAADVNYSDWDNTVEWQTVGGRRQLVLRLGLRQIDGLAKADAAKLLDARGTPYADVEDVRERAGLGAGAINILAAADTFRSANRDRRAALWDARALKNAPDLPLFIHAGQRDEGGDAPVLLPAMPLSEHVVADYQTMRLSLKAHPFAFLRPAYAQDGFTPAATLRDQRFNTRVKVAGIVLIRQRPGSAKGVCFITLEDEGGVVNLVIWPDVMERYRTIIMGARLMEVHGRMQKDDDVIHVVAEQLFDATPKLLALSDDLLETTVARADHVASPLPSGLARHPRDVKVMPSSRDFH, from the coding sequence ATGCCCGAAGCCCCGCTCACCCCTGCCAGGCGCGAACTTGCGCCCAAAGGCCCGATCACGCGCCGCGCACCCGCCGATTATGTCGAGTTGGGTGTGATGAGCTGTTTTTCTTTCCTGCGCGGCGCGTCGGATGCGGTGGATCTGGTCGAGACTGCCTATACCCACGGTTATGATGCGCTGGGGATCGCCGATCTCAACACGATGGCGGGCGTGGTCCGCCTCCACGCCAATGCCGGCAAAGCGCAGATCCGTCCGGTAATCGGCTGCCGGATCGAACTGGTCGATGGACACGCCTTCCTGGCCTATCCACAGGACCGCGCCGCCTATGGCCGCCTGTGTACACTGTTATCGCGGGGCAAAATGCAGACCCCGGAAGGCGCGTGGCAGGACAAGGGCGCGTGCCAGATCACGCTTGATATGCTGGCGCAACATAGCGAGGGCGTGCAGCTGATCGCTCTGCCGGGAGAAGATGTTGCGGCATTCGCGCGCACGCTGCCCCGGCTGATCGAAGCACTGCCAACTATGCGGCACATCGCCGCCGCCTGCCTCTATAGCGGCGGTGACCGCGCCCGGATCGCCTTTCTGGACACGCTTGCACGCACCAGTCACTTGTCGATCCTCGCCACCAATGATGTCCATTATGCAACGCCATCGCGCCGGCCGCTTCAGGATGTGATGACTTGCATCCGCGAGAAAACCACCATCGCCGCAGCCGGCTATCTGCTGAACCCCAATGCCGAACGTCATTTGAAAAGCCCGCAGGAAATGCAGCGCCTGTTTGCCCGGTGGCCCCATGCCATCGCCGCGACGCGGGACGTGGCCGATGCCTGCCGGTTTTCGCTTCATGAACTGCGCTATGAATATCCCGAACTGGGTGTGCCGGACGGGATGACATCAGACGAATATCTGGCGCAACTGACATGGGCAGGTGCGAAGGATCGCTATCCCGGGGGAATACCTGCGGCTATCCGGGCAACGCTGGGCAAGGAACTGGCGCTGATCGCCAAAATGGAATTTTCGCCCTATTTCCTGACTATCCGCGATATTGTCACTTATGCGCGGGGGCTGGACATCCTGTGCCAGGGGCGCGGCTCCGCCGCCAACAGCGCGGTATGCTATTGTCTGAAAATCACTTCGGTCGATCCGGCCCAGTTCGAATTGCTGTTCGAACGCTTCATTTCCGAAGAACGCAAGGAACCGCCCGATATCGATGTCGATTTCGAACATGAACGGCGCGAGGAAGTGATCCAGCATATTTATGCGGCGTATGGCCGCGACCGGGCGGGCTTGTGCGCCACAGTCATCCATTACCGGCCGCGCAGCGCAATTCGCGAAGTCGGAAAGGCAATGGGCCTGTCCGAAGATGTTACTGCAACCATCGCCAAGACGATATGGGGCAGCTGGGGCAGCGAAATGGACGCAGACCGTGTCGCAAAAGAAACCGGGCTGGATCTTGCCGATCCCTATCTCAAGCGCGCCATCGCGCTGGCCGACCAGATGATCGGGATGCCGCGCCACCTTTCGCAGCATGTCGGCGGGTTCATCGTCACTCGCGGTCCGCTGACCGAAACCATTCCGATCGGTAATGGCGCGATGCCGGAACGCAGCTTCATCGAATGGGACAAGGACGACATCGAGGAACTGGGCATCCTGAAAATCGATATTCTGGCGCTGGGAATGCTCACCTGCATCCGCAAATGCTTCGATCTGATTGCGGCGCATTGCGGCGAGGTGCACACGCTCGCCAGCGTGGAGCAGGAGGACCCGGCTGTTTACGCAATGCTGCAAAAGGGGGATTCGCTTGGCGTGTTCCAGGTAGAAAGCCGTGCGCAGATGAACATGTTGCCGCGTCTGAAACCGGCCACGTTTTACGATCTTGTCATTCAGGTTGCGATTGTGCGCCCCGGCCCGATCCAGGGTGATATGGTCCATCCCTATCTCAAACGCCGCAAGGGCAGGGAAGAGGCTGTATATCCGGAACCTTCCCCCGAACACGGGCCGCCCGATGAACTGCGCAATATCCTGAAACGCACGCTGGGCGTTCCCATCTTCCAGGAACAGGCGATGAAAATTGCCATGGTCGCTGCGCGGTTCAGCCCGGCAGAGGCAAACCAGCTGCGCAAGGCAATGGCGACCTTTCGCAGCCGGGGGCTGGTATCCAGCCACAAGGAAACAATGGTCGGGCGGATGGTAAAGCGCGGTTATGATCCCGAATTCGCCGCCCGCTGTTTCAGCCAGATCGAAGGTTTTGGCGAATATGGCTTCCCCGAAAGCCATGCCGCCAGCTTTGCGCATCTGGTGTATGTCTCCAGCTGGATAAAGTATTACCACCCGGCGATTTTCGCTGCCGGCTTGCTCAACTCGCAGCCGATGGGATTTTATGCCCCGGCCCAAATCGTGCGCGATGCCCGCGAACACGGCGTGAGGGTACTTGCCGCCGATGTGAACTATTCCGACTGGGACAATACGGTGGAATGGCAGACGGTGGGGGGGAGGCGTCAACTGGTCCTGCGGCTTGGGCTGCGCCAGATCGATGGTCTGGCAAAAGCGGATGCGGCGAAGTTGCTGGATGCGCGCGGCACCCCTTACGCCGATGTCGAGGATGTGCGGGAACGCGCCGGACTTGGCGCGGGGGCCATCAACATTCTCGCCGCCGCCGATACATTCCGCTCGGCAAACCGCGACCGGCGGGCGGCCTTGTGGGATGCCCGGGCGCTGAAAAATGCGCCGGACCTGCCGCTCTTCATTCATGCCGGGCAGCGCGATGAAGGCGGGGATGCGCCTGTATTGTTGCCCGCCATGCCGCTTAGCGAACACGTTGTCGCGGATTACCAGACCATGCGCCTGTCGCTCAAAGCGCATCCGTTCGCCTTCCTGCGCCCGGCCTATGCACAGGATGGCTTTACCCCCGCCGCGACCTTGCGCGACCAGCGGTTCAATACCCGCGTGAAAGTCGCCGGGATCGTGCTCATCCGCCAGCGTCCGGGCAGCGCCAAGGGGGTGTGTTTCATTACGCTGGAGGATGAAGGCGGGGTCGTAAATCTGGTGATCTGGCCCGATGTCATGGAACGTTACCGGACGATCATCATGGGCGCGCGACTGATGGAGGTGCATGGCCGGATGCAAAAGGACGACGATGTGATCCACGTCGTCGCCGAACAATTATTCGACGCCACACCCAAATTGCTGGCGCTGTCCGACGACCTGCTCGAAACCACCGTGGCGCGCGCCGATCACGTGGCCAGCCCGCTCCCGTCAGGCCTTGCCCGTCATCCCAGAGATGTGAAGGTCATGCCATCCTCGCGCGACTTTCATTAA